The following proteins are co-located in the Corynebacterium aquilae DSM 44791 genome:
- the efeB gene encoding iron uptake transporter deferrochelatase/peroxidase subunit, whose translation MNNAEISRRGFLAGAGLGVAGVAGFSVMPSGPSAQAHIPNHVVDFDGIHQAGITTAAQDRMHFVSFDVLDGTTRADLQDLFKTWTAMARRMTEGELATEDGAVGGGDFWVATDTGEAMDLPAANLTITIGFGPSLFDDRFGFASAKPAELNDLPHFSGDAIDEKISKGDICIQACADDPQVAVHAVRVLAKEGTGKVAVRWSQLGFGRTSSTTEAQKTPRNLFGFKDGTNNLRVEYTDLVDKHVWVHEPGDWMNNGSFLITRRIRMLIENWDRQVLKDQEETFGRDKLEGAPLGRSNEYDELPLDEYVGTDGPVIPNDAHARLAHHSENNGARMLRRGYNFVDGSDGFGHLNAGLFFIAFVASPERDFIPVQSKLSKGDKMNEYVRYESSAIFACPGGVEGPDDYWGKKLFEQTA comes from the coding sequence ATGAATAACGCAGAGATCTCCCGCCGCGGATTCCTGGCGGGCGCAGGGCTCGGCGTGGCTGGTGTGGCGGGATTCTCTGTCATGCCTTCCGGCCCCAGCGCCCAGGCTCACATCCCCAACCACGTCGTCGACTTCGACGGCATCCACCAGGCGGGCATCACCACCGCGGCCCAAGACCGCATGCACTTCGTCTCCTTCGATGTGCTGGATGGGACAACACGTGCGGATCTTCAAGATCTGTTCAAAACGTGGACCGCCATGGCCCGCCGCATGACTGAAGGAGAGCTCGCCACGGAAGATGGCGCTGTCGGCGGGGGCGACTTCTGGGTCGCCACCGACACCGGCGAGGCCATGGATCTTCCCGCCGCGAACCTCACCATCACCATCGGCTTCGGCCCCAGCCTGTTCGATGATCGCTTCGGTTTCGCCTCCGCAAAACCCGCTGAGCTCAACGATCTGCCGCACTTTTCCGGTGACGCGATCGACGAGAAGATCAGCAAGGGCGATATCTGCATCCAGGCCTGCGCCGACGACCCCCAGGTCGCGGTGCACGCGGTGCGGGTGCTCGCCAAGGAAGGCACCGGCAAGGTTGCGGTCCGCTGGTCCCAGCTCGGTTTTGGTCGCACCTCCTCAACCACTGAGGCCCAGAAGACCCCGCGTAACCTTTTCGGTTTTAAAGACGGCACCAACAACCTGCGCGTCGAATACACCGACCTGGTGGACAAGCACGTGTGGGTCCACGAGCCCGGCGACTGGATGAACAATGGTTCCTTCCTGATCACCCGCCGTATCCGCATGCTCATTGAGAACTGGGATCGGCAGGTGCTTAAAGACCAGGAGGAGACCTTCGGGCGCGACAAGCTCGAAGGCGCCCCATTGGGCCGCAGCAACGAGTACGACGAGCTACCGCTTGATGAGTATGTCGGCACTGATGGGCCGGTCATCCCCAACGATGCGCACGCCCGCCTGGCGCACCACTCCGAAAACAATGGTGCCCGCATGCTGCGCCGCGGTTACAACTTCGTCGACGGTTCCGATGGCTTCGGCCACCTCAACGCCGGACTGTTCTTTATCGCTTTCGTCGCCAGCCCCGAACGGGATTTCATTCCCGTCCAGTCGAAGCTGTCCAAGGGCGACAAGATGAACGAATACGTCCGCTACGAGTCCTCTGCCATCTTCGCCTGCCCCGGCGGAGTGGAAGGCCCCGACGACTATTGGGGTAAGAAACTGTTCGAGCAAACCGCCTAA
- the efeO gene encoding iron uptake system protein EfeO, translated as MKLSKAISLAALSLALPATLVACADKVDEAQSSNFTVTANDDSCEISGTETTTGTSTFEVTNNGKKVTEFYVYTSGGRVVGEVENIGPGLTRKLTVQITDPGDYTLTCKPGMVGEGISSTLKVTGESKSATDGDAVLAEAVDGYIAYVRTQTKALQEQTKLFTDAIDAGDLEGAKALFPIVRTPYERIEPVAESFPDDLDPRLDLRERDLEEGDTWTGFHKIEKDLFQAGKITDETKADAKQLTADVDELVKGVDSKDYTITPAQIAGGAQELLDEISTSKITGEEDVFSGTDLYDFQANLDGSKAAIASLEKAIDARDPKLLESINADFAKVQKLLDGYREGDGFVNYSTVTEDQRKELSNALDALTLNVAKVQELVAK; from the coding sequence ATGAAGCTTTCCAAGGCTATCTCCCTGGCGGCGCTTTCCCTCGCCCTGCCCGCAACTCTGGTTGCCTGCGCCGACAAGGTCGACGAGGCACAGTCGTCGAACTTCACCGTCACCGCCAACGATGACAGCTGTGAAATCTCCGGCACCGAAACCACCACCGGCACCTCCACCTTCGAGGTCACCAACAACGGCAAGAAGGTCACCGAGTTCTACGTCTACACCTCCGGTGGCCGCGTGGTGGGCGAGGTCGAAAACATTGGCCCCGGCCTGACCCGTAAGCTGACCGTCCAGATCACCGACCCGGGCGACTACACCCTGACCTGTAAGCCCGGCATGGTCGGCGAGGGCATTTCCTCCACCCTGAAGGTCACCGGTGAATCCAAGTCCGCCACCGACGGCGACGCGGTTCTTGCTGAGGCAGTCGACGGCTACATCGCCTACGTCCGCACCCAAACCAAGGCCCTGCAGGAGCAGACCAAACTGTTCACCGACGCCATCGACGCCGGCGACCTGGAAGGCGCTAAGGCTCTGTTCCCGATCGTGCGTACCCCCTACGAGCGCATCGAGCCGGTCGCCGAGTCCTTCCCCGACGATCTTGACCCGCGCCTCGACCTGCGCGAGCGCGACCTGGAAGAGGGCGACACCTGGACCGGTTTCCACAAGATCGAAAAGGACCTGTTCCAGGCCGGCAAGATCACCGACGAGACCAAGGCTGACGCCAAGCAGCTGACTGCCGACGTGGACGAGCTGGTCAAGGGTGTCGACTCCAAGGACTACACCATCACCCCGGCCCAGATCGCCGGTGGCGCCCAGGAGCTGCTCGACGAGATCTCCACCTCCAAGATCACCGGTGAGGAAGATGTCTTCTCCGGCACCGACCTCTACGACTTCCAGGCCAACCTGGACGGCTCCAAGGCCGCTATTGCCTCCCTGGAAAAGGCCATCGATGCCCGTGATCCGAAGCTGTTGGAGTCCATCAACGCTGACTTCGCCAAGGTGCAGAAACTGCTCGACGGCTACCGTGAGGGCGATGGTTTCGTCAACTACTCCACCGTCACCGAAGATCAGCGCAAGGAGCTGTCCAACGCTCTCGACGCGTTGACCCTGAACGTTGCCAAGGTGCAGGAACTGGTCGCGAAGTAA
- the efeU gene encoding iron uptake transporter permease EfeU — MLFANFLIGLREGLEASMVVMILVAFLVKGHRTDQLKWVWIGVAAALGTTIATFLAIQLGTKTLTSTGQELVGGIASLVAVALVTWMLLWMRGASKNMSKELSGKMQSAINVGPFAVIVVAFTAVVREGIETALLVFDSFTNGAFAKPFLGLALGMVFSVVLAALMYRGALKINLKVFFTVTGVLLVVVAAGILRYGITDLQEAGVLPGLNNLAFDISHILVPGSTAATLIEGIFNLVPAPTIASMIGWAVYLVLALWLFLRPQKTTQPHTTTHPTPAPATV, encoded by the coding sequence ATGCTGTTCGCCAACTTCCTCATCGGCCTTCGCGAAGGCCTCGAAGCATCGATGGTCGTCATGATCCTCGTCGCCTTCCTGGTTAAAGGCCACCGCACCGACCAACTGAAATGGGTCTGGATCGGCGTCGCCGCCGCGTTGGGCACCACCATCGCCACCTTCCTCGCCATCCAACTGGGCACCAAAACCCTGACCTCAACCGGCCAAGAACTCGTCGGCGGCATCGCCTCCCTCGTCGCAGTCGCCCTGGTCACCTGGATGCTGCTGTGGATGCGCGGGGCATCGAAAAACATGAGCAAGGAACTGTCCGGCAAGATGCAATCCGCTATCAACGTCGGCCCCTTCGCCGTCATCGTCGTCGCTTTCACTGCCGTGGTGCGCGAAGGCATCGAAACCGCACTGCTCGTCTTCGACTCCTTCACCAACGGGGCATTCGCAAAACCCTTCCTCGGGCTCGCACTCGGCATGGTGTTCTCCGTCGTCCTCGCAGCACTGATGTACCGCGGCGCACTCAAAATCAACCTCAAAGTCTTCTTCACCGTCACCGGTGTACTCCTCGTAGTCGTCGCCGCCGGCATCCTCCGCTACGGCATCACCGACCTGCAAGAAGCCGGCGTGCTGCCGGGGCTCAACAACCTCGCCTTCGACATCTCCCACATCCTCGTGCCCGGCAGCACCGCCGCCACCCTCATCGAAGGCATCTTCAACCTGGTCCCCGCCCCCACCATCGCCTCCATGATCGGCTGGGCCGTCTACCTGGTGCTCGCCCTGTGGCTATTCCTGCGGCCCCAAAAAACCACACAGCCGCACACCACCACCCACCCCACCCCGGCGCCCGCCACCGTCTAA
- a CDS encoding MazG nucleotide pyrophosphohydrolase domain-containing protein — MSVVLLDPRCPDTIPVDAIAVLRGEIRYTDEVGVHVRWVVGDIAARAAALPPAVGVAADEPVLVSSNEDDPLVREALARGEKLYAAASRGQEVIPERLRAIDEAMAVMRRALEIGQWERSQTHQSLIPYLREETEELIEAIENQAGGAGMSREAELRDELSDVLLQVLFHAQIAQERGAFDFGSVADAFVAKMRARAPYLFDGTTEIVSIEEQQRLWEESKKPAFDPLTADSSLLPPLVGLGELQLPKEPTLD, encoded by the coding sequence ATGTCTGTTGTTCTTCTCGATCCGCGCTGCCCCGACACCATTCCCGTGGACGCCATCGCCGTCCTTAGGGGTGAGATTCGTTACACCGATGAGGTGGGGGTGCATGTGCGCTGGGTTGTTGGCGATATTGCTGCCCGCGCGGCGGCGCTGCCGCCGGCGGTGGGGGTCGCTGCCGATGAGCCGGTGTTGGTGTCCTCCAACGAGGATGATCCGTTGGTGCGCGAGGCGCTGGCGCGCGGGGAGAAGCTGTATGCGGCGGCGTCGCGGGGGCAGGAGGTCATCCCGGAGCGGCTTCGTGCGATCGATGAGGCGATGGCGGTGATGCGTCGCGCCCTGGAGATTGGCCAGTGGGAGCGCAGCCAGACTCACCAGAGTTTGATTCCGTATTTGCGGGAGGAAACCGAGGAGCTTATCGAGGCGATTGAGAACCAGGCCGGCGGGGCGGGGATGTCACGCGAAGCGGAGCTGCGCGACGAGCTGTCGGATGTGTTGCTGCAGGTGCTGTTCCACGCCCAGATCGCGCAGGAGCGGGGCGCGTTTGATTTCGGTTCGGTGGCCGACGCTTTTGTGGCAAAGATGCGGGCGCGTGCGCCGTACTTGTTTGATGGCACCACGGAGATTGTTTCCATCGAGGAGCAGCAGCGCTTGTGGGAGGAGTCGAAAAAGCCGGCGTTTGATCCTTTGACGGCGGATTCTTCGCTCCTGCCGCCGCTGGTGGGGCTGGGGGAGTTGCAGCTTCCGAAGGAACCGACCCTGGATTAG
- a CDS encoding lytic transglycosylase domain-containing protein, protein MAAGRKTLRGCFFAAVLALIMIVVMIGALIAVLAGRVDFPSNEPVPEDVPPAHGAQPPAIDIDAPGRTSVALYEWAAPIAADTGISVPALAAYANAQLIAEKSWPDCHLNWTTLAGIGYVETRHGTYTSKLLGSKPSIDDNGFVTPIIVGVPLDGSPGFAEIRDTDQGKWDGDSEYDRAVGPMQFIPETFRTIGIDANGDGVADPNQIDDAAASAARYLCLDGRDLDTPQGWTKAIYAYNHSGDYLVKVRNAAAHYALREHP, encoded by the coding sequence ATGGCTGCAGGCAGAAAAACTCTGCGCGGCTGCTTTTTTGCAGCGGTGCTCGCACTGATCATGATTGTGGTGATGATCGGTGCTCTCATTGCCGTACTTGCAGGTCGGGTAGATTTCCCCTCAAACGAACCGGTCCCCGAAGATGTCCCGCCAGCGCACGGCGCCCAGCCCCCAGCCATAGATATCGACGCCCCCGGGCGTACCTCCGTCGCGCTGTATGAGTGGGCTGCCCCAATCGCCGCCGACACTGGAATTTCCGTACCGGCGCTCGCGGCCTATGCCAACGCCCAGCTGATCGCGGAGAAATCCTGGCCCGACTGTCATCTGAATTGGACCACCCTGGCGGGCATTGGTTACGTGGAAACCCGCCACGGCACCTATACCTCAAAGCTGCTCGGGTCCAAGCCTTCCATCGACGACAACGGATTCGTCACCCCCATCATCGTGGGCGTGCCACTGGATGGCTCCCCCGGATTCGCCGAAATCCGCGATACCGATCAGGGGAAATGGGACGGGGACTCCGAATATGATCGCGCCGTTGGTCCCATGCAGTTCATTCCCGAAACTTTCCGCACTATCGGCATTGACGCCAACGGTGACGGGGTTGCCGACCCTAACCAGATCGACGATGCGGCGGCATCCGCCGCCCGCTACCTCTGCCTCGACGGCCGTGATCTTGACACCCCGCAGGGGTGGACAAAGGCCATCTACGCCTACAACCACTCCGGCGACTATCTCGTCAAAGTCCGCAACGCGGCCGCCCACTACGCGCTGCGGGAACATCCCTAA
- the eno gene encoding phosphopyruvate hydratase, translating into MAEIMHIFAREIMDSRGNPTVEVEAFLDDGSHGVAGVPSGASTGVHEAHELRDGGDRYQGKGVLKAVENVNETISDELVGLEADDQRIVDQAMIDLDGTPNKKNLGANAILGVSMAVAKAAADSAGLELFRYIGGPNAHLLPVPMMNIVNGGAHADSGVDVQEFMIAPIGAESFSEALRMGAEVYHNLKAVIKAKGLSTGLGDEGGFAPSVESTKAALDLIVEAITKAGYTPGTDVALALDVASSEFFDKDKGVYNFEGGQHTAAEMTEVYKKLIEEYPIVSIEDPLQEDDWEGYTHLTAEIGDKVQIVGDDFFVTNPARLAEGIEKKAANALLVKVNQIGTLTETFDAVEMAHRNGYRCMMSHRSGETEDTTIADLAVALNCGQIKTGAPARSERVAKYNQLLRIEQMLGSSAVYAGRSAFPRFQG; encoded by the coding sequence GTGGCTGAAATTATGCACATCTTCGCCCGCGAAATCATGGATTCCCGCGGCAACCCCACCGTCGAGGTCGAAGCATTCCTCGATGACGGAAGCCACGGCGTCGCCGGCGTTCCTTCCGGCGCATCCACCGGTGTCCACGAAGCACACGAGCTGCGCGACGGTGGCGACCGCTACCAGGGCAAGGGCGTGCTGAAGGCTGTCGAAAACGTCAACGAGACCATCAGCGACGAACTCGTCGGCCTCGAAGCTGACGACCAGCGCATCGTCGACCAGGCCATGATCGACCTGGACGGCACCCCCAACAAGAAGAACCTCGGCGCCAACGCCATCCTCGGCGTCTCCATGGCAGTGGCCAAGGCAGCCGCCGATTCCGCCGGCCTGGAACTGTTCCGCTACATCGGTGGCCCTAACGCCCACCTGCTGCCCGTGCCGATGATGAACATCGTCAACGGTGGCGCCCACGCCGACTCCGGCGTCGACGTCCAGGAATTCATGATCGCCCCCATCGGTGCAGAATCCTTCTCCGAGGCACTGCGCATGGGCGCAGAGGTCTACCACAACCTCAAGGCCGTCATTAAGGCCAAGGGCCTGTCCACCGGCCTGGGCGACGAGGGCGGCTTCGCTCCCTCCGTCGAGTCCACCAAGGCAGCCCTCGACCTCATCGTCGAGGCCATCACCAAGGCCGGCTACACCCCCGGCACCGACGTTGCCCTCGCACTCGACGTTGCCTCCTCCGAGTTCTTCGACAAGGACAAGGGCGTCTACAACTTCGAAGGTGGCCAGCACACCGCCGCCGAAATGACCGAGGTCTACAAGAAGCTGATCGAGGAATACCCGATCGTCTCCATCGAAGACCCGCTGCAGGAAGACGACTGGGAGGGCTACACCCACCTCACCGCCGAAATCGGCGACAAGGTCCAGATCGTCGGCGACGACTTCTTCGTCACCAACCCCGCCCGCCTGGCCGAAGGCATTGAGAAGAAGGCCGCCAACGCCCTGCTGGTCAAGGTCAACCAGATCGGTACCCTCACCGAGACCTTCGACGCCGTCGAGATGGCACACCGCAACGGCTACCGCTGCATGATGTCCCACCGCTCCGGTGAGACCGAGGACACCACCATCGCCGACCTGGCCGTCGCCCTGAACTGTGGCCAGATCAAGACCGGTGCCCCCGCCCGCTCCGAGCGCGTCGCCAAGTACAACCAGCTGCTCCGCATCGAGCAGATGCTCGGCTCCAGCGCCGTCTACGCCGGCCGCTCCGCCTTCCCGCGCTTCCAGGGCTAA
- a CDS encoding septum formation initiator family protein yields the protein MAKGDNKRSRGQVPVSRRELNQRHKQAVAALKAKREPIRPISHVEIAILATVFLAVLVIVAVPVRNYAQQRGEIARVTASIAAKQKQKDDLSAQLGELQSDDYIREQARARFGVIEPGETAFRILDPALGENPQATKREDPAALAGPWYSQLWASISQEEAPSAVGIGHPPAPSDAETTSRLPIEGQPLPTPAPEEPADQVPAPEGNPEVPPVDNAPAPAPAPDAPAAQ from the coding sequence ATGGCAAAAGGTGACAACAAGCGCAGCCGCGGACAAGTGCCGGTCTCCCGGCGCGAACTTAACCAGCGGCACAAGCAGGCAGTCGCCGCGCTGAAAGCAAAACGCGAACCGATCAGGCCGATTAGTCATGTCGAAATCGCGATCCTGGCCACCGTGTTTTTGGCGGTGCTGGTGATTGTGGCCGTGCCGGTGCGTAACTACGCCCAACAGCGCGGTGAGATCGCGCGTGTCACCGCCAGTATTGCGGCGAAGCAAAAACAAAAAGACGATCTGTCTGCCCAGCTCGGTGAGCTGCAGTCCGATGATTACATTCGTGAGCAGGCTCGTGCCCGCTTCGGGGTGATTGAGCCCGGGGAGACGGCGTTTCGCATTTTGGATCCTGCGTTGGGTGAAAATCCCCAAGCGACGAAGCGGGAGGACCCTGCGGCTCTTGCTGGGCCTTGGTATAGCCAGTTGTGGGCGTCGATTTCTCAGGAAGAGGCCCCGAGCGCTGTTGGTATTGGGCATCCGCCTGCACCCAGTGATGCGGAGACCACGAGTCGGTTGCCGATCGAAGGCCAGCCGCTTCCTACTCCGGCCCCGGAAGAACCTGCCGATCAGGTGCCCGCGCCGGAGGGCAACCCGGAGGTTCCTCCGGTGGATAACGCCCCAGCGCCGGCGCCTGCGCCGGATGCTCCGGCGGCGCAATAG
- a CDS encoding DUF501 domain-containing protein — protein sequence MSVSEKDILDVAQQLGRTPRGVLEISYRCPDGAPGVVKTAPRLDDGTPFPTLYYLTDPRLTAEASRLEVAHVMKWMSSRLESDEELREDYRKAHEYYLAERNKIEDLGTDFSGGGMPDRVKCLHVLIAYALAEGPEHFRLGTESVAMAAEHAQLRGTAIPADWPTCAELGINLDDFDFSNAGVKP from the coding sequence ATGAGCGTTAGCGAAAAAGACATCCTGGATGTAGCACAGCAGTTGGGCCGCACCCCGCGCGGGGTTTTGGAGATCTCCTACCGGTGCCCTGACGGGGCTCCGGGCGTGGTGAAAACTGCCCCGCGCCTGGATGATGGCACGCCTTTTCCGACCTTGTACTACTTGACGGATCCGCGTTTGACTGCCGAGGCTTCCCGCCTGGAGGTCGCGCACGTCATGAAGTGGATGAGCAGCCGGCTTGAAAGCGACGAGGAGCTGCGTGAGGATTACCGCAAGGCTCACGAGTACTACTTGGCTGAGCGCAACAAGATCGAAGATCTTGGTACTGATTTTTCTGGCGGCGGTATGCCCGACCGGGTGAAGTGCCTGCACGTCCTCATTGCTTATGCTCTGGCTGAGGGGCCGGAGCACTTCCGCCTGGGTACCGAGAGTGTGGCTATGGCCGCCGAGCACGCACAGCTGCGCGGTACTGCTATTCCTGCGGATTGGCCGACCTGTGCGGAGCTCGGCATCAACTTGGATGATTTTGATTTCTCTAATGCCGGAGTGAAGCCCTAA
- a CDS encoding Ppx/GppA phosphatase family protein translates to MTRLAAVDCGTNSIRLLISEVAVTAEGHVVAKDIVREMTIVRLGQDVDATGKFAPEALERTEKALARYVEIMKDNFVSDVRMVATSATRDASNKEEFFTMTARLLGQIVPGRRAEVISGEEEAHLSFVGAVADIPASEGPFLVIDLGGGSTEFIVGESDGNILGAHSAHMGCVRLSERILRSDPPTASEIEIARDTVAKRMDDVKTIVPLDKARTVVGCAGTFTTLSALAQGLESYDPRAIHGSELRMDSLRHLAEQVLGQTVAQRAHNPVIHPGRADVLGGGCVVVQGIIDTLKPMGHSTLRISEKDILDGIIASLAVAGG, encoded by the coding sequence ATGACCCGTTTAGCTGCCGTTGATTGCGGAACTAATTCCATCCGCCTGCTGATTAGCGAAGTTGCTGTCACCGCTGAAGGCCACGTCGTCGCTAAAGACATCGTGCGCGAGATGACTATTGTTCGTCTCGGGCAGGACGTGGACGCGACCGGAAAGTTCGCCCCTGAGGCCCTCGAGCGCACTGAGAAAGCTCTCGCCCGCTATGTCGAGATCATGAAGGACAACTTCGTCAGCGATGTCCGCATGGTGGCGACCTCCGCCACCCGTGATGCCTCCAATAAGGAGGAGTTTTTCACGATGACTGCCCGCTTGCTGGGGCAGATTGTGCCGGGGCGTCGCGCTGAGGTGATTAGTGGTGAGGAAGAGGCCCACCTGTCCTTCGTGGGGGCCGTCGCCGATATTCCTGCCTCCGAAGGGCCTTTCCTCGTGATTGATCTTGGCGGCGGATCCACCGAATTTATCGTGGGTGAATCCGACGGCAACATCTTGGGCGCGCACTCTGCCCATATGGGCTGCGTGCGACTGTCCGAGCGGATTTTGCGCAGCGACCCGCCCACCGCAAGTGAAATTGAAATTGCCCGCGATACGGTGGCAAAGCGCATGGACGATGTGAAAACCATCGTCCCGTTGGATAAAGCACGCACGGTGGTGGGGTGTGCTGGCACCTTCACTACTTTGTCGGCCCTGGCTCAGGGGCTGGAATCTTACGATCCGCGGGCGATCCACGGCAGTGAGCTGCGCATGGATTCCCTGCGTCATCTCGCGGAGCAGGTCCTGGGGCAGACCGTTGCCCAGCGGGCTCATAACCCGGTGATTCATCCCGGCCGTGCTGACGTGCTTGGCGGCGGGTGCGTTGTCGTGCAGGGCATCATCGATACTCTGAAGCCGATGGGGCATAGCACCCTGCGGATTAGCGAAAAAGACATCCTGGACGGCATCATCGCTTCCCTGGCGGTCGCTGGCGGATAG
- a CDS encoding Bax inhibitor-1/YccA family protein gives MRSSNPVFSSLTKNSRGQAQAYTQAGYGQAESFNQYGAVPGQPLAPTSRAMTHDDVVTKTGITLGVIILGAIVTFFLGTQSPALANILMFVGMIGGLITVMVASFGRKYGSAAVTLIYAAFEGLFVGGISFFFSGQTSAIIGQAILGTLGVFLGMLFVYKNGIVKVTPRLTRIISSMIIGVVVLSLGNLVLFMFTGNNPLTNGGPIAILFSLVCIGLAAMSFLTDFDQADALVRAQAPANMAWGVALGLAVTLVWLYTEILRFLSYFQSR, from the coding sequence GTGCGCAGTTCAAATCCCGTCTTTAGCTCTTTGACCAAAAACTCTCGCGGTCAGGCGCAGGCGTACACCCAGGCTGGCTACGGCCAGGCTGAGTCCTTCAACCAGTACGGTGCAGTCCCCGGCCAGCCGCTGGCTCCCACCAGCCGCGCCATGACCCACGACGATGTGGTGACCAAGACTGGCATCACTCTTGGTGTCATCATCCTGGGTGCCATCGTCACTTTCTTCCTCGGCACTCAGAGCCCCGCTTTGGCCAACATCTTGATGTTCGTTGGCATGATCGGTGGCCTGATCACCGTGATGGTTGCCAGCTTCGGCCGTAAGTACGGTTCCGCCGCTGTCACCCTGATTTACGCTGCCTTCGAGGGCTTGTTCGTCGGTGGTATCTCCTTCTTCTTCAGCGGTCAGACCAGCGCCATCATTGGCCAGGCGATCCTGGGCACGCTCGGCGTGTTCCTGGGCATGCTGTTTGTCTACAAAAACGGCATCGTGAAGGTCACCCCGCGCCTGACCCGCATCATCTCCTCCATGATTATTGGTGTGGTGGTGCTGTCCCTGGGCAACCTGGTGCTGTTCATGTTCACCGGTAACAACCCCCTGACCAACGGTGGCCCGATCGCTATCCTGTTCTCGCTGGTCTGCATCGGTTTGGCAGCAATGTCCTTCCTGACCGACTTCGATCAGGCTGATGCGCTGGTGCGCGCCCAGGCTCCGGCCAACATGGCATGGGGCGTCGCCCTTGGCCTGGCTGTGACCCTGGTGTGGCTGTACACCGAGATCCTGCGCTTCTTGTCGTACTTCCAGAGCCGCTAA